A window of Pseudodesulfovibrio hydrargyri contains these coding sequences:
- a CDS encoding WbuC family cupin fold metalloprotein gives MSEEKNYPTALEAPTGDITPLTLSLVGKLLAQSRQSPRKRILQKLHQSLDATAHRMFNAMQPGTYITPHRHLDPAKEETILVMAGSMLFIRFTDDGEIAEQILLQPGTETFGVDVAPHVYHTYVPLKADTLVFECKTGPYSVESDKDVPDWAPREGTPEAEPYLLELLKTLAAKANAEAEAVKAQRGDEPDQ, from the coding sequence ATGAGCGAAGAAAAAAATTACCCCACGGCCCTGGAAGCGCCCACGGGCGACATCACGCCCCTGACCCTGAGCCTGGTGGGCAAGCTGCTGGCCCAGTCCCGGCAGAGCCCGCGCAAACGCATCCTCCAGAAGCTGCACCAGTCCCTGGACGCCACCGCGCACCGCATGTTCAACGCCATGCAGCCCGGCACCTACATCACGCCTCACCGGCACCTCGATCCGGCCAAGGAAGAGACCATCCTGGTCATGGCCGGGTCAATGCTCTTCATCCGCTTCACCGACGACGGCGAGATCGCCGAGCAGATCCTGCTTCAGCCCGGCACCGAGACCTTCGGCGTGGACGTGGCTCCGCACGTCTACCACACCTACGTGCCGCTCAAGGCGGACACCCTGGTCTTCGAGTGCAAGACCGGCCCGTATTCGGTCGAGTCGGACAAGGACGTGCCGGACTGGGCCCCGCGCGAAGGCACCCCCGAGGCCGAGCCATACCTGCTGGAGCTGCTCAAGACCCTGGCCGCCAAGGCCAACGCCGAGGCCGAGGCGGTCAAGGCGCAACGGGGCGACGAACCGGACCAATAG
- a CDS encoding DMT family transporter, translated as MNTRALRADILLFVTAAIWGLAFVAQRVGMEHVGPLTFNGIRFALGALALVPLTMAMEKRRAPGNAGADRRRMAIGGGLLGLALFAGASLQQIGLAGPQLAGFGLEASTAGKAGFITGLYVVLVPLFGLLLAQRPGWGTWLGAGLAVVGMYLLSVTSGLTISFGDLLVFIGAFFWAGHVLLVGRLSPGLDGVDAIKLSTIQFAACAVLSLIGAFATEEITLSGILGAAPAIAYGGLMSVGVAYTLQVVAQRDAQPAHAAIILSLESVFAALGGWLMLGEVLTTRGMIGCGLMLSGMLLSQLKP; from the coding sequence GTGAACACCCGCGCCCTCCGCGCCGACATCCTGCTCTTCGTCACCGCCGCCATCTGGGGCCTGGCCTTCGTGGCCCAGCGCGTGGGCATGGAACACGTCGGCCCCCTGACCTTCAACGGCATCCGCTTCGCCCTCGGGGCGCTGGCCCTGGTCCCGCTGACCATGGCCATGGAGAAACGGCGTGCGCCCGGCAATGCGGGCGCGGACCGCAGGCGCATGGCCATCGGCGGAGGGCTGCTCGGCCTGGCCCTGTTCGCCGGGGCCTCCCTGCAGCAGATCGGCCTGGCCGGTCCGCAGCTGGCCGGGTTCGGCCTGGAGGCGTCCACCGCGGGCAAGGCCGGGTTCATCACCGGACTGTACGTGGTCCTGGTGCCGCTGTTCGGCCTGCTCCTGGCGCAGCGGCCCGGCTGGGGCACGTGGCTCGGCGCGGGCCTGGCCGTGGTCGGCATGTACCTGCTGTCCGTGACCTCCGGCCTGACCATCTCCTTCGGCGACCTGCTGGTCTTCATCGGCGCGTTTTTCTGGGCCGGACACGTCCTGCTCGTGGGCAGGCTCTCCCCGGGGTTGGACGGGGTGGACGCCATCAAGCTGTCCACCATCCAGTTCGCTGCCTGCGCGGTCCTGTCGCTGATCGGCGCGTTCGCCACCGAGGAGATCACCCTGTCCGGCATCCTCGGCGCGGCCCCGGCCATCGCCTACGGCGGGCTCATGTCCGTGGGCGTGGCCTACACCCTTCAGGTGGTCGCCCAGCGCGACGCCCAGCCAGCCCACGCGGCCATCATCCTCAGCCTGGAATCGGTCTTCGCCGCCCTGGGCGGCTGGCTGATGCTCGGCGAGGTCCTCACCACCCGGGGGATGATCGGCTGTGGGCTCATGCTTTCCGGCATGTTGCTCAGCCAGTTGAAGCCGTGA
- a CDS encoding glycosyltransferase family 4 protein translates to MRTYIFLPPVTKPTGGVTVLRQMADILHQSGHEACLVARERGGWRPEGLADAAPVLEWRDLKLTESDVWVVPEGWVNALAPGLYANAHCLSYVQNWAYLFSSMPDGVNWHSLPVEFLAVSDPVSRFIKETTCKDAPVLRPGIDRNIFYAPESKPGGRVNVAFMPRKNKALVEQIRAIHEHRCGAEQVNWMPIDGMDANGVAETLRAAHIFLATGFPEGCPLPPLEAMACGCLPVGFAGLGGWDYMRQTLEKPRYTPWIPLRKVPWKGNGLWCADSDVLDAALSLGEAVTLFQERDPALMTALAAGQKTANAYSLEAQKAAVLELWEQL, encoded by the coding sequence ATGCGAACTTACATCTTCCTGCCGCCGGTCACCAAACCGACCGGGGGCGTCACCGTGCTTCGGCAGATGGCCGACATTCTCCACCAGTCCGGGCACGAGGCCTGTCTCGTGGCCAGGGAGCGGGGCGGCTGGCGGCCCGAGGGGCTGGCCGACGCCGCGCCGGTGCTGGAATGGCGGGACCTGAAGCTGACCGAGTCCGACGTCTGGGTGGTGCCCGAGGGGTGGGTCAACGCCCTGGCCCCCGGGCTGTACGCCAACGCCCACTGCCTCAGCTACGTTCAGAACTGGGCCTATCTCTTTTCCTCCATGCCCGACGGCGTGAACTGGCACAGCCTGCCCGTCGAGTTCCTGGCCGTGTCCGACCCGGTCTCCCGGTTCATCAAGGAGACCACCTGCAAGGATGCCCCGGTCCTGCGGCCGGGCATCGACCGAAACATTTTCTACGCGCCCGAGTCCAAGCCCGGCGGCCGGGTGAACGTGGCCTTCATGCCGCGCAAGAACAAGGCGCTGGTGGAGCAGATCAGGGCCATCCACGAACACCGCTGCGGCGCGGAGCAGGTCAACTGGATGCCCATCGACGGGATGGACGCGAACGGCGTGGCCGAGACCCTGCGCGCGGCGCACATCTTTCTGGCCACGGGCTTCCCCGAGGGGTGCCCCCTGCCGCCGCTCGAGGCCATGGCCTGCGGCTGCCTGCCCGTGGGCTTCGCCGGTCTCGGCGGTTGGGACTACATGCGCCAGACCCTGGAGAAGCCGCGCTACACCCCGTGGATTCCCCTGCGCAAGGTCCCGTGGAAGGGCAACGGGCTGTGGTGCGCGGACAGCGACGTGCTCGACGCGGCGCTCAGCCTGGGCGAGGCGGTCACGCTCTTTCAGGAGCGGGACCCGGCCCTGATGACCGCCCTGGCCGCGGGCCAGAAGACCGCCAACGCCTATTCCCTCGAGGCGCAGAAGGCCGCCGTCCTCGAACTGTGGGAACAGCTGTGA
- a CDS encoding TatD family hydrolase, giving the protein MGKTKRAEPESLNLPPVGVDSHAHLDLEDFDEDREAIIGRARESGVDRIVNVFLGPDAYERGRGLFDGHPEISFIMGVHPNNADDLTDAALERMRALFQEDPRLKGVGEIGLDYYWERVPHDVQKDAFVRQIRLARELSLPIVIHSRDANDDAVAILEAEGCRDYPLLWHCFGAGIGLAERLVANGWHISIPGPVTFRKNSDEVQAAVARIPFDRLLIETDCPYLAPEPWRGKRNHPALSVFTARRVAQIKGRPLEDVWRMAGDNARRFFGL; this is encoded by the coding sequence ATGGGAAAGACCAAACGCGCCGAACCAGAATCCCTGAACCTGCCCCCGGTGGGGGTGGACTCCCACGCGCACCTGGACCTCGAGGACTTCGACGAGGACCGCGAGGCGATCATCGGACGCGCCCGGGAATCGGGCGTGGACCGCATCGTCAACGTCTTCCTGGGGCCGGACGCCTATGAGCGCGGGCGCGGCCTGTTCGACGGCCACCCGGAGATCAGCTTCATCATGGGCGTGCATCCCAACAACGCGGACGATCTGACCGACGCGGCGCTTGAACGCATGCGCGCCCTCTTCCAGGAGGACCCGCGCCTCAAGGGCGTGGGCGAGATCGGCCTGGACTATTACTGGGAGCGCGTGCCCCACGACGTGCAGAAGGACGCCTTCGTCCGCCAGATCCGTCTGGCACGCGAACTCTCCCTGCCCATCGTCATCCACTCGCGCGACGCCAACGACGACGCGGTGGCCATCCTCGAGGCCGAGGGGTGCAGGGACTATCCGCTGCTCTGGCACTGCTTCGGCGCGGGCATCGGCCTGGCCGAACGGCTGGTGGCCAACGGCTGGCACATCTCCATCCCCGGTCCGGTGACCTTCCGCAAGAATTCCGACGAGGTGCAGGCCGCCGTGGCGCGCATCCCCTTCGATCGGCTGCTCATCGAGACCGATTGCCCCTATCTCGCGCCCGAGCCGTGGCGGGGCAAGCGCAACCATCCGGCCCTGTCCGTGTTCACCGCCCGGCGTGTGGCCCAGATCAAGGGCCGCCCTCTGGAGGACGTCTGGCGCATGGCCGGGGACAACGCCCGGCGCTTCTTCGGCCTGTAG
- a CDS encoding substrate-binding periplasmic protein — protein MLKTVVPAVRSHLAIRRLPVVLLAGLILSGLALLLLPHRAWAELHGAEHRLVFSTFPAGGMHDLFDHILSEAYARLGYEVELQGYPAERALFMANDGLVDGEAGRVSVVEKNNPNLIRVPTPLYVNRIAILTTDTEIDPAKGWDQFLSLRTCIRNGYKFLESRVKGENCHVVSSYEKMMQLLKNGRVDVGLAEFFDILPTLGKVGMGRVRMLCEPMASNPMYHYLNKRHADLVPKIDAVLRDMAAEGRLKAIELHLMQVHFNNLAGSCPLVEPAR, from the coding sequence ATGTTGAAAACCGTTGTTCCCGCCGTCCGATCGCACCTCGCGATCCGCCGCCTGCCGGTGGTCCTGCTGGCCGGCCTGATCCTGTCGGGCCTGGCGCTCTTGCTTTTGCCGCACCGGGCCTGGGCCGAACTTCATGGCGCGGAGCACCGGCTGGTCTTCTCCACCTTCCCGGCGGGCGGCATGCACGACCTGTTCGACCACATCCTGAGCGAGGCCTACGCCCGGCTCGGCTACGAGGTCGAGTTGCAGGGCTACCCGGCCGAGCGCGCCTTGTTCATGGCCAACGACGGGCTGGTGGACGGCGAGGCGGGCCGGGTGAGCGTGGTGGAGAAAAACAATCCGAACCTCATCCGGGTGCCCACGCCCCTGTATGTCAACCGCATCGCCATCCTGACCACGGACACCGAGATCGACCCGGCCAAGGGGTGGGACCAGTTCCTGAGCCTGCGAACGTGCATCCGCAACGGGTACAAGTTCCTGGAGAGCCGGGTCAAGGGCGAGAACTGCCATGTGGTCTCGTCCTACGAGAAGATGATGCAGTTGCTCAAGAACGGCAGGGTCGACGTCGGGCTGGCCGAGTTCTTCGACATCCTGCCCACCCTGGGCAAAGTCGGCATGGGCAGGGTGCGCATGCTCTGCGAACCCATGGCTTCCAACCCCATGTATCACTACCTGAACAAGCGCCACGCGGACCTGGTGCCCAAGATCGACGCCGTGTTGCGCGACATGGCCGCCGAAGGGCGGCTCAAGGCCATCGAACTGCACCTGATGCAGGTGCATTTCAACAATCTCGCCGGTTCCTGCCCCCTGGTCGAGCCCGCGCGGTAG
- a CDS encoding DMT family transporter has translation MNFLTPGMRFMLLGTFFFSFGSLFVKLAGSRLPTMEILFVRGLIGVFLCLIMLRKSGAGMFGKRKFLLAARGLLGFGAMFADFYAIVHLPLADALVLIFSHPITVALLAWLLMGETLSRGGMAAILTSVVGVALVCRPDFLFGTGSPDLDTWGILAALCSVFLTSWAILAVRVLAKTERPAVVMLYPPIAISLLSPLFADGWVAPTMTEWGVLAAVGLFMNLGQFFMTKGYAIEAAARISGVSTLEIVFGAMWGMMFLGEIPDLWTIGGGALIVVGVLLLGRSGVRERLRERQAA, from the coding sequence ATGAATTTCCTGACCCCCGGCATGCGCTTCATGCTGCTCGGCACCTTCTTCTTCTCCTTCGGGTCGCTCTTCGTCAAACTGGCCGGAAGCCGGTTGCCCACCATGGAGATCCTTTTCGTGCGCGGGCTCATAGGCGTGTTCCTCTGCCTGATCATGCTGCGCAAGTCCGGGGCGGGCATGTTCGGCAAGCGCAAGTTCCTGCTGGCCGCGCGCGGGCTGCTCGGCTTCGGGGCCATGTTCGCCGACTTCTACGCCATCGTGCACCTGCCCCTGGCCGACGCGCTGGTGCTCATCTTCTCCCATCCCATCACCGTGGCCCTGCTGGCCTGGCTGCTCATGGGCGAGACGCTGTCCAGGGGCGGGATGGCCGCCATCCTGACCTCCGTGGTCGGTGTGGCCCTGGTCTGCCGCCCGGACTTCCTGTTCGGGACCGGCAGCCCGGACCTGGACACCTGGGGCATCCTGGCCGCGCTGTGCAGCGTGTTCCTGACCTCCTGGGCCATCCTGGCCGTGCGGGTCCTGGCCAAGACCGAGCGGCCCGCCGTGGTCATGCTCTATCCGCCCATCGCCATATCCCTGCTCTCGCCGCTCTTCGCCGACGGCTGGGTGGCGCCGACCATGACCGAATGGGGAGTGCTTGCCGCGGTGGGGCTGTTCATGAACCTCGGCCAGTTCTTCATGACCAAGGGCTACGCCATCGAGGCCGCGGCGCGCATCAGCGGGGTGTCCACCCTGGAGATCGTCTTCGGGGCCATGTGGGGCATGATGTTTCTGGGAGAGATTCCGGACTTGTGGACCATCGGCGGCGGCGCGCTGATCGTCGTCGGCGTCCTTCTGCTCGGGCGCAGCGGGGTGCGGGAACGGCTGCGCGAGCGCCAGGCCGCCTGA
- a CDS encoding PilZ domain-containing protein, with protein MDRNKRNSTRIEADFEAYITIGEVVTPVSTRNLSLKGALLYGCEDCVAGTPCELHLPLSPGIRIVVTGEIVRIKGSFAAMSFKEMDELSFTFLHRLVTLNADHPEEVDEELLRIFEKF; from the coding sequence ATGGACAGGAACAAGCGAAACAGCACCCGCATCGAAGCCGATTTCGAGGCTTACATCACCATCGGCGAGGTGGTCACGCCCGTGTCCACCCGCAACCTGAGCCTCAAGGGCGCGCTGCTCTACGGCTGCGAGGACTGCGTGGCCGGGACCCCGTGCGAATTGCACCTGCCCCTGTCGCCGGGCATCCGCATCGTGGTCACGGGCGAGATCGTGCGCATCAAGGGCAGCTTCGCGGCCATGTCCTTCAAGGAAATGGACGAGCTGTCCTTCACCTTCCTGCACCGGCTGGTGACGCTGAACGCGGACCACCCCGAAGAGGTGGACGAGGAACTCTTGCGGATATTCGAGAAGTTCTGA
- a CDS encoding 4Fe-4S ferredoxin, whose protein sequence is MNIHTLSARMADWMADPGNNSLGPDLMLPAFDAPLLGCAAGDDPLFDFLRQDIGPDFYWTPARAFAQAFPENAPSGADLSVVSWVLPQTEHTRKAHGQNKEMPSVEWSRARHYGEKVNEALRRFVVGLFAEQGVDACAPALLPKWTRAESPRYGFASTWSERHTAHVCGLGTFGLSDGLITPRGKAIRVGSVVVRAHLTPTPRPYTRHNEWCLFHAGGKCRACMKRCPAGAITENGHDKVKCKTYIRSVTAPHVEANQLGFRVNSCGLCQVRVPCESRNPTVKRGG, encoded by the coding sequence ATGAATATCCACACCCTTTCCGCACGCATGGCCGATTGGATGGCCGATCCCGGGAACAATTCCCTGGGGCCGGACCTGATGCTGCCCGCCTTCGACGCCCCGCTGCTGGGCTGCGCCGCGGGCGACGACCCCCTGTTCGACTTCCTCAGGCAGGATATCGGGCCGGATTTCTATTGGACCCCGGCCCGGGCCTTTGCCCAGGCGTTTCCCGAGAACGCCCCCTCCGGGGCCGACCTGAGCGTGGTTTCCTGGGTCCTGCCCCAGACCGAGCACACTCGCAAGGCCCATGGGCAAAACAAGGAGATGCCCAGCGTCGAGTGGAGCCGCGCCCGGCACTACGGCGAAAAGGTCAACGAGGCCCTGCGCCGGTTCGTGGTCGGCCTCTTTGCCGAGCAGGGCGTGGACGCCTGCGCGCCAGCGCTGCTCCCCAAGTGGACCCGGGCCGAGTCGCCCCGCTACGGGTTCGCCTCCACCTGGTCGGAACGGCACACCGCCCACGTCTGCGGCCTGGGCACCTTCGGCCTGTCCGACGGGCTGATCACCCCCCGGGGCAAGGCCATCCGCGTGGGCTCGGTCGTGGTCCGGGCGCATCTCACGCCCACCCCCAGGCCGTACACCCGCCACAACGAGTGGTGTCTCTTTCACGCGGGCGGCAAATGCCGGGCCTGCATGAAGCGCTGCCCGGCCGGGGCCATCACCGAAAACGGGCACGACAAGGTCAAGTGCAAGACCTACATCCGCTCCGTCACCGCGCCCCACGTGGAGGCGAATCAGCTCGGCTTCCGCGTCAACAGTTGCGGGCTGTGCCAGGTCAGGGTGCCGTGCGAGAGCAGGAACCCGACGGTCAAGCGGGGCGGGTAG
- the glpX gene encoding class II fructose-bisphosphatase, with translation MEAPQKNLALDLVRVTEAAALACARWLGKGDKIAADQAAVDAMRLCFNTLEIEGQIKIGEGEKDEAPMLYAGEKLGLGTGPKVDIAVDPLEGTNLLANGRPNAISVVGVAPAGAMFDPGPSYYMQKLVVPAHAKDVVDIEAPTGHNLKLIARALDKDVDDLVVFVLDKPRHKKLISEIREAGARIQLHTDGDITGSLMAIDPRCEVDVMMGTGGTPEGVLSAIAIRIMGGEMFAKLDPQKQKEKNNLAEFGMDIRRVLTVGDLVKSDDLFFAATGISGGTFLKGVTYHGHGAETSSLVMRGKTGTIRYVEAIHNWDTLMRFSAVEYD, from the coding sequence ATGGAAGCACCACAGAAAAACCTCGCACTGGACCTGGTCCGTGTCACTGAAGCCGCCGCCCTGGCCTGCGCCCGCTGGCTCGGCAAAGGCGACAAGATCGCAGCCGACCAGGCGGCGGTCGACGCCATGAGGCTGTGCTTCAACACCCTGGAGATCGAAGGCCAGATCAAGATCGGCGAAGGCGAGAAGGATGAGGCTCCCATGCTCTACGCCGGGGAGAAGCTCGGCCTGGGCACCGGTCCCAAGGTGGACATCGCCGTGGACCCGCTGGAGGGCACCAACCTGCTGGCCAACGGCCGTCCCAACGCCATCTCCGTGGTCGGCGTGGCCCCGGCGGGCGCCATGTTCGATCCGGGCCCGAGCTACTACATGCAGAAGCTGGTCGTCCCGGCCCACGCCAAGGACGTGGTCGACATCGAGGCCCCGACCGGCCACAACCTGAAGCTCATCGCCCGCGCCCTGGACAAGGACGTGGACGACCTGGTGGTCTTCGTCCTGGACAAGCCGCGCCACAAGAAGCTCATTTCCGAAATCCGCGAGGCGGGCGCGCGCATCCAGCTGCACACGGACGGCGACATCACCGGTTCGCTGATGGCCATCGACCCGCGCTGCGAGGTGGACGTCATGATGGGCACCGGCGGCACCCCCGAGGGCGTGCTCTCGGCCATCGCCATCCGCATCATGGGCGGCGAGATGTTCGCCAAACTCGACCCGCAGAAGCAGAAGGAAAAGAACAACCTGGCCGAGTTCGGCATGGACATCCGCCGGGTCCTGACCGTGGGCGACCTGGTCAAGTCCGACGACCTGTTCTTCGCGGCCACCGGCATCTCCGGCGGCACCTTCCTCAAGGGCGTGACCTACCACGGCCACGGCGCCGAGACCTCGTCCCTGGTCATGCGCGGCAAGACCGGAACCATCCGCTACGTGGAGGCCATTCACAACTGGGACACCCTGATGCGCTTCTCGGCCGTCGAATACGACTAG
- the tkt gene encoding transketolase — MTQTDKTIAVVKGLIMDGVAKANSGHPGGAMSSADYATILFSEFLNFNPDDPQWFNRDRFILSAGHESMLLYSLLHLNGFISIEDIKNFRQFGSLTPGHPEVHLTPGVEATTGPLGQGLAMSVGFATAEAYLREKLGADVMDHYTYVLSSDGDLQEPIAMGAAALAGLWNLGKLIVFYDSNKIQLAGPTCKADCTDHRKVFEGLCWQVLEVDGHNHDEIRKAIRGAQMETGKPTLIIGHTTMAKGCASMEGSHKTHGEPLKADEIKATKKKLGLPEEDFYVPGDVVAEYRARFDGLRKNAADWRAMVDGKLSDKDFAKMWGHVTKPRPELSIEWPEFTPGESMATRKAWGTCLDAVMESLPTLVGGSADLDPSNQTANFRNTYGDFAVDGYGARNLAFGVREFNMAAIMNGIQLHGGLLPFGATFLTFSDYCRNAIRMSALQELPVLYVFTHDSFWVGEDGPTHQPIEHVSSLRLIPGLIDLRPADANETKVCLDIALKQEKMPSTLFLTRQGLPILDPAEFPAILDGPRRGGYVLKDCDGTPDLILVASGSEVSLCLETAKLFKRKVRVVSMPSAKLFDDQPESYKNDVLPPEVTARAAAEAGRTPLWHKYVGLNGVVLGVDHFGASAPGKTLSDKYGFTPENFARMIREKY, encoded by the coding sequence ATGACACAGACGGACAAGACCATCGCCGTGGTCAAGGGACTGATCATGGACGGCGTGGCCAAGGCCAACTCCGGCCATCCGGGCGGGGCCATGTCCTCCGCCGACTATGCCACCATCCTCTTTTCCGAATTCCTGAACTTCAATCCCGACGACCCCCAGTGGTTCAACCGCGACCGCTTCATCCTCTCTGCCGGGCACGAATCCATGCTGCTCTACAGCCTGCTGCATCTGAACGGCTTCATCTCCATTGAGGACATCAAGAATTTCCGCCAGTTCGGCTCCCTGACCCCGGGCCATCCCGAGGTCCACCTGACCCCCGGCGTGGAGGCCACCACCGGCCCGCTGGGCCAGGGGTTGGCCATGTCCGTGGGCTTTGCCACGGCCGAGGCGTACCTGCGCGAAAAGCTCGGCGCGGACGTCATGGACCACTACACCTACGTGCTCTCGTCCGACGGCGACCTGCAGGAGCCCATCGCCATGGGCGCGGCCGCCCTGGCCGGGCTGTGGAATCTGGGCAAGCTGATCGTCTTCTACGACTCCAACAAGATCCAGCTGGCCGGGCCGACCTGCAAGGCGGACTGCACCGACCACCGCAAGGTCTTCGAAGGGCTGTGCTGGCAGGTCCTGGAAGTGGACGGCCACAACCACGACGAGATCCGCAAGGCCATCAGGGGCGCCCAGATGGAGACCGGCAAGCCGACCCTGATCATCGGCCACACCACCATGGCCAAGGGATGCGCCTCCATGGAGGGCAGCCACAAGACCCACGGCGAGCCGCTCAAGGCCGACGAGATCAAAGCCACCAAGAAGAAGCTCGGCCTGCCCGAGGAAGACTTCTACGTGCCCGGGGACGTCGTCGCCGAGTACCGGGCCCGGTTCGACGGGCTGCGCAAGAACGCGGCCGACTGGCGGGCCATGGTCGACGGCAAGCTGTCCGACAAGGACTTCGCTAAGATGTGGGGCCACGTGACCAAACCCCGGCCCGAGCTGTCCATCGAGTGGCCCGAGTTCACCCCCGGCGAGTCCATGGCCACCCGCAAGGCCTGGGGCACCTGCCTGGACGCGGTCATGGAATCCCTGCCCACCCTGGTGGGCGGCTCCGCCGACCTGGACCCGTCCAACCAGACCGCCAATTTCCGCAACACGTACGGCGACTTCGCCGTGGACGGCTACGGCGCGCGCAACCTGGCCTTCGGGGTGCGCGAGTTCAACATGGCCGCGATCATGAACGGCATCCAGCTGCACGGCGGCCTGCTCCCGTTCGGGGCCACCTTCCTGACCTTTTCGGACTACTGCCGCAACGCCATCCGCATGTCCGCCCTGCAGGAGCTGCCGGTCCTGTACGTCTTCACCCACGATTCCTTCTGGGTGGGCGAGGACGGCCCCACGCACCAGCCCATCGAGCACGTCAGCTCCCTGCGGCTCATCCCGGGTCTCATCGACCTGCGCCCGGCCGACGCCAACGAGACCAAGGTCTGCCTGGACATCGCGCTGAAGCAGGAAAAGATGCCCTCCACCCTGTTCCTGACCCGCCAGGGGCTGCCCATTCTGGACCCGGCCGAGTTCCCGGCCATCCTGGACGGTCCGCGCAGGGGCGGCTACGTGCTCAAGGACTGCGACGGCACCCCGGACTTGATCCTGGTGGCCTCCGGTTCCGAGGTTTCGCTGTGTCTGGAAACGGCCAAGCTGTTCAAACGCAAGGTTCGTGTGGTATCCATGCCTTCGGCCAAACTGTTTGACGATCAGCCCGAATCGTATAAAAATGACGTATTGCCGCCCGAAGTGACCGCACGGGCCGCGGCCGAGGCCGGCCGGACCCCCCTGTGGCACAAATATGTCGGCCTGAACGGCGTTGTTCTCGGCGTCGACCATTTCGGCGCCAGCGCCCCGGGCAAGACCCTGTCCGACAAGTACGGGTTCACCCCGGAGAACTTCGCCCGGATGATCCGGGAGAAATACTAG
- the rpiB gene encoding ribose 5-phosphate isomerase B has protein sequence MSKTIVIGSDHGGYHLKQVFIKALTDWGYTVEDEGPDCLDSCDYPLYAAKVCNKLKADDGKLGVLICGTGQGMTMTANRMGVRAALCTNEFHARMARAHNDAKCLCMGERVTGQGLALSVLKVFLESTFEGDRHQRRIDLIETVSQ, from the coding sequence GTGAGCAAGACCATCGTCATCGGCTCCGATCACGGGGGCTATCATCTCAAGCAGGTTTTCATCAAGGCCCTGACCGACTGGGGCTACACCGTGGAGGACGAGGGGCCGGACTGCCTGGACTCCTGCGACTATCCCCTGTACGCGGCCAAGGTCTGCAACAAGCTCAAGGCGGACGACGGCAAGCTCGGCGTGCTCATCTGCGGCACGGGCCAGGGCATGACCATGACCGCCAACCGCATGGGCGTCCGGGCAGCGCTGTGCACCAACGAATTTCACGCCCGCATGGCCCGCGCGCACAACGACGCCAAATGCCTGTGCATGGGCGAGCGCGTCACCGGGCAGGGGCTGGCCTTGAGCGTCCTCAAGGTCTTCCTGGAATCGACTTTCGAGGGCGACCGGCACCAGCGGCGCATCGACCTCATCGAAACCGTCTCCCAATAA